A window from Montipora capricornis isolate CH-2021 chromosome 7, ASM3666992v2, whole genome shotgun sequence encodes these proteins:
- the LOC138055664 gene encoding beta-1 adrenergic receptor-like, producing MMMATDLQSRSVYLVVIEVSSLIVLNLLSLMGNTLVCISVYRNTRLRTTTNLYITALAISDLLSAVFVMPLTIGVLISGRWIFGEVGCSFHSFLSLFGMYVSPVTMGLTALNRYVRMCRPEQEYHKFFSRKKSLTLLASVWVFVACYNVLPVIAGVQKTTFVPGYACCSVGHLSETGTLIHYGIVISLFLLTPLTITVFSYVKVAKKMQQHKIETSSFRQTSPIISAREIRISKSLFVVVFAFMICWIPSWIIALVMRLYLVAKIPRNVLLLSSFLLYISNTINPFLYAGMNPSFRREFRKIICKESGNVGDRVNKITCTSARYE from the coding sequence ATGATGATGGCGACTGATCTGCAGTCTAGAAGCGTATATTTGGTTGTCATAGAAGTAAGCTCGTTAATTGTCTTGAACCTTCTGTCCCTTATGGGAAACACCTTGGTTTGCATCTCCGTATACAGAAACACACGATTGCGTACAACAACGAATCTTTATATCACCGCGCTGGCAATAAGTGATTTACTGTCGGCCGTGTTTGTAATGCCGTTGACGATTGGCGTCCTTATAAGCGGCCGCTGGATTTTTGGCGAAGTTGGCTGTAGCTTTCAttccttcctttctttgttTGGCATGTACGTTTCACCAGTAACAATGGGGCTAACAGCGCTCAATCGTTATGTGCGAATGTGCAGGCCAGAGCAAGAATATCACAAGTTCTTTTCTAGGAAAAAGTCATTGACACTTTTAGCGTCTGTTTGGGTTTTTGTTGCCTGTTATAATGTCCTCCCCGTCATAGCTGGTGTTCAAAAAACTACTTTTGTCCCTGGATATGCCTGTTGTTCCGTTGGTCATCTCAGCGAAACTGGAACACTGATACACTATGGCATCGTCATCTCATTGTTCCTTTTAACACCTTTAACAATCACCGTTTTTAGCTACGTAAAAGTTGCGAAAAAGATGCAACAGCACAAAATCGAAACGTCGTCCTTCAGACAAACCTCACCAATCATTAGTGCCCGAGAGATAAGAATTAGTAAATCTCTATTCGTAGTTGTTTTCGCTTTCATGATCTGTTGGATTCCTTCTTGGATCATTGCCCTTGTAATGCGCCTATACTTGGTTGCAAAGATACCACGAAACGTACTGCTGCTAAGTTCGTTTTTGCTTTACATCTCCAATACAATCAATCCATTTCTTTACGCTGGTATGAACCCTAGTTTCAGACGAGAATTCCGGAAGATTATTTGTAAGGAAAGCGGGAATGTTGGGGATCGCGTAAATAAAATAACATGCACCTCAGCCAGATACGAATGA